The sequence TCCCTCTCCCTACCCCACCTCATTCAGGAGCACAAGGACacttctcccccaccccattaTTCCAACAGCCCTCACTCACTACTCAGGACACCTCGCCCCCCGGCAGAGGGTTAGTGATGGATCAGAATTCAGCTGCTGCCTTTCAAGCCCCAGCTTACAGGTCAAGATTAAGGCTACAAAACATTGCAGGGTGAATGGTGGAAGTGCAGCAGAACGGTGAATAGTGAAGCTGCCCTCACATGATAGCAGCAAGTGATATATTGATATAACAATTCTCTGTATGGAAGAGGGGCAATGTTATCCACTCGCGTCCAGGTGTGTGGGGATGACCATGCTAGagagttctccctcctccctgcaccAGTGCCACCACGATGAAACACTTATTGCAGAGTTTGGCACTGGGATGGGAGCACCTTTCTACCCCTTTCCAACAAGGCTGCCGAGGCCTCCCCAAGGCACAGCAGAAGCTGGGAGCAGAGGCGTTCCCTGGCCATGGCACAGCCTCCCTTTGCTGTGAAACACACCAAGACACAGCCCTGGAACCAGAGCAAAAACTGCAACCACCTCAGGAGGGAAGGCAGGAAGGAGCAGAATTGTGCCCAGCTAAAGAAAAATCAGAGGCACAGAAAGAGTTAAATCCACGAGGCAGCCCACAAAAGGAACAAGCACCTCCTCATCCAAAGCCCAGATCCCGCATTAGGCCCTAGAGCAACTTCCCGTAGGGTCCCCGTGAGAGGAACGCTCTGGAGGCTGGTAGGGAAACCCCACCACAACCTGGGCCAAGCTCTGTACATCTCCCCAATCGAGACAGGTTACAGGGACCTCCCTGAAACATTGTCTGGAGCTTCCTAAGGAAACATGAGGGGGGCAAACAGTGGCTACAGTTCCCCCTATTCCACAGCCCTCATGGATTCTGCCCTCAGCTCCGTAACAcaccccagtttacccagtccgaCCAGTGCGTGCttaagaggaagaggagggctaGGCTGTTTTACTGCACACAATCACTGTTGGAAACTCCTCTGTCCTCCGATCAAGCAGAAAGCAGAGCTAATCCTTGGGAGACCATGTGCTGGAGAGGGGAGATCTGTCCTTGCAGACAGCAGGGGCGGGAAGCCTGCTACGGGGCACTCGCCTCTCTTCATCAGTGCGCTGCTTGGACACAAGCTGGCAATCTGACCAGTAAGGCCGATAACTtggatgcaactcaaacattgctctctgcttcaacagcgatcaacgagggccctgacttttacggtgtgGGAATCTGACAAACACGGGGGCAACGGGgaactggactcaaacagcaaccaacaagggtcccggacttccatggtctgggaaaCCGATTAGCATGGGGAGGAcctgcacagcacagcagatgctaccaataagcttgctgggcagactggatggaccatttggtccttttctgccgtcatttctgtttctgacTTGCCACTAGTTTTCCTTACATTGCCTGAATGTGTATTTATCCAAAAATAGTATTGCTCGTATTGTGTAAGGGCCGGCCTAATTTCCCTAAATAAAGCAAGCGAGCCCAGATGCCAGAAGGAAGCTTCTCCCTACAACAGAAAAGCTTAAAGGACATGGGCCATGCTGAACCTCACCGGTCAATAAAGAATTATTGGACTCATGAGCAGGGCAGGCCTTACTGGCTGATTCTTGACTTAGGGTACAAAAATATGAGATTCTGTGGCACAAACCAATTTGGGGGCACTTTTTCCCACTTTATTTCTCTGAAAGATACACAAGTGGGTCAGAGGCTTTGGCAAGTCAAGCCCAGAATTTCCTACCAAGGACGCCGGGTGCTAGGTGAGAGCGACTCCTGCAGCTGCCGCCCCAGATAGTTAccttctgcttcctcctcctcgtctTCCTCGTCTCCGCATTCCTCTTCATCCTCCTCGTCTACCTCATTGTCTGCTTCCTGTTCTCCATTCTCCTCattctcctggggggggggggggggggagaaataagcaaaaacagaaaatactggcagaGCGCCAAGGGCAGGCACGACTTCCATCAACAGAAACAGGCCCAGGATCGTGACCTTCTGGGAAATCCCacaccagttccctccctgcTCCCCGGGACACGAAGCTTTTGCTACACTTACAGGCACCGGCAGAGTTATCACACAGTGCAAGTGAAAGGCAAGCAAACATAGGaagggagaaaacaaaaaaaacaaacaccgcAAGCTAGCAGTAAATCTTCATTCTGAACACTTTGCAAGAGGAATTAGGGACCAACTGTCCACAGCAGGACAAATCCAGTCaggaatattcaaaagtcagcagcACATCCCTCCCGCACCCCCACTCTCCCCTATTCCTCATTCTTTGGGCATTCTCAAACTGAGGAAATATGGGATGCGGCTGTGCTGTTCACCAGAAACCAAAAACCTGGGCAAGGAGGCAGAAGCAGACACTAAGTTGCATGGacagctgtagagagagagagagaccacagaGGAGACAGCTGAAGCACGTAAAAGCAAGTGCATCATCATTAAAATCACATTTGTATTAAACTACTGCTGAgggcaaagaagaaagaagtagtAAGACTGAACAGAGAAATGACTATAGCCAGGACAAGCACATTACTTATAGAATATAGGCAGTACtactgtgctggggggggggggggggaattactgGCTGGCCACAACACTtactgcattcccattggctgctTTGTCTTTTCCGGTTTCTTTCTCTTCAACTACTTCCTTCTTCTCTTTTAGATCCTAGAGAGGAGGCAAATCAGAAGCATGGGTGCTGGAGTTAGGCGCTCAGTCGGGAAGTGATGGTCCCATCTTGGATGTGatcggccaccccccccccccatctgtgagTGATGCAGTATGTGACAGGCTCTTCCATTGTTCACCTGATCTCTCCCCCACCCATACAACATTGGGACTTACACTAAAAAGCAAAACCCTATCTGGCTCCTGTTACTTCTCTCATCCCTTTTACAGGAGCAAATGTCAAGAaacatttcttcatagaaaggatgGGGAggaatggaatgccctcctggaagacaAACACTAACGAAAGTCAGAAGGTTAGACAGGGGATCTCtcatggaaatgaaggaaaaaaaaaaaaccagggtaacctgaacggagcagcagttaaaataaataaataaaaagctgtcCGGATGGAGCACactttgctctttttctgctgtcatttaccgCGCTACTCCACACCAGTCATTCTCTCCATGGGAGCAGTTCTAGTGCAGCCCAGGATAAAGAATTGCATACAAAAATCAGACCAAaaatccatcaagtccagtatcgtgtttcccaacagtggccaatccagggcacgattacctggcaaaatcccaaatacatcccatgctgctaacacccacaGTATGACACAAGGACCCCCAACATGAGTGATCAGAATGTCCGAGAGGTGAGCCAGAGGGAAAGAAAGTCCCTGAGAGAGACCCAGTAAATGCCTTAAGGCTGCAGACATAAGACACTACCAGAACTTGCAAAATACTTAAGCAGTTTACAGCCACCAAGCATGGGCATATGGACATCGCATCCAACTCTTAACAAAAGCATTTCCCTTGGTGACCAGCATCCCCAGCTGTCTAACAATGGGATGCACCATGTGATCTTCCCAGCAGAGGTGCAGTGCTGTACTGACAGGACCAACAGCCAAGTTTCCATCTGCAAAACACCCCCCTCCGCCCTCAGCCTGCCCTGGGCGTTGTGCAAGGTGCACTGTCTTTCCTAACAAGCCCCAGTACACCTGCTGCCTATATTCTAATTTACTAGTAAGCAATGCTTAGCAATTAAGGTAATTACCTCCCTGAGCTGTCCTTTAAAGTGATACTGTTCCCTTCAGTCTCCAGGAAGATAGTTACTTTGAGTAGAAAGCAGCACCTTGTttaatcaagattttttttttttttaaatccccctcctcccacctcaccctgagttttctcctcttccttttgGCTTCCAGCTCGGTTGTACTAtgctgccatgagccttcattcatagcTGCCCCCTCTCATTTCACTCAGACCAGccactgcagtgacagtcctcagctgggggccatgcactGGGGCTctctctggaaccctgcaatcatggagcCTACATTCATTCACTAGATACCACAATAGataagtcctggggggggggggggtccgaatTTTGCCTCCACAGTACTCCCAGTCAGCCCTGGAATGGAGAACCTGACCACAGAATTAAACCCAGATTATCTGCACTATACTAAGCAccattcaaaaacaaaaacaaaacaaaaaaaaaaagcctaacatCTCTGTTGCTGAAATCAATTGCTTTAATTGGTCTTTTCTGGTTAGCAAATTATAAATGTTCTTCAGCAActataaaattacattaaaaatagattttaaatCTCTACAAAAGTTATAACTTTGATTAGTGTATTTACATTAGGCATCACCAGGGGGCATCACTGAGGCTCATGCTATTTATTCCTACATAAATCTAATCATTTGAAGTAGTCAGACCATTAACAGAGGCCTATACTTCCTCCTGTATGTAATAATTATAATCATGTAACCTATCAAGCTTAAGAAATATCTGGAACACATCCCTAAGTTACAATGAAAATAAGTAAACACACGCCCTAACCACTGCTCATCCagccacaaaaacaaaaacactttaGGGAAAATCCAGGATGTAAGTTATAATGCCATATCTATACTTTCAGATTTCTTATCACTGcccccaaacccacacacaaTCACTGACCAATATTAGAATCAAAACAGGGGCAGATGTACCACTGTGTTCCAACTGCTCTCTCAAACTAATTAACATTCCCATTGCTGCTACTGAAATAATATATCCCTGGAAACTAGAACCTGCAGCCTTATGGTTTTGGGGTGGAGACTGTACCACTAATCGGTTAGAGTACCTCCTACTTCTTTTCCCAgaagcacttcttatgttctccacTAGAGGGGGCTCATATCACTATGTACAAGTGGGGTTGGGAGGAGCTCTGACTGCCCTGAACTAGTAAGTCCAATATGTACTGTAGCTAAAATTCAAACTCTGTTCAGTACCCCTAGCCTCAGAAAATAAGAGTTATCAAATTTAGGGGCCCTGGTACCCATCTACCAATCTCAAGACCTTGGCTGGGATAGTGGTGGCTCTTAAAATtgtggtaaaaaaacaaaacaaaacctgtgggtagttgcaaatgaaagctcattgCTCCAGCATTCCGGTACTGATTCCAAATAAGctcggaggggaggggaggaacagAAAACCTTTTTAATACTGCATTACTGTTTCACATTTAATCAGCCCAGAATATCCAACCTAaaccgcgggaaaacaaaataCTATCGAATTTGCCAGAGCCAGCAATCTCTTCCCCACGCTACTTGGAGCTTTTCAAACCTACCGCCACACACCTCGCCTCTCTATAGGCTACTGCCCAACACTGCAGGCCCACCCCGTCCCCAAGCAACCAATCTGCGTCTCTCATGTAATCCGATTCCACCAACATCTCACAGGAATCCTGGAAGGTGTAGTTTCCACAACATTGCACTATCGACCATCCCAACGCAAACACGGCCCTAAGAAAACTACAAGCCCCACCCGGCTAGGTGCGGGGGGGACTGGACGCAGAACCACGTGACTCACCGCAGGCATTAGCGGAGGAGGCAAGGAGCGGTGCGCAaagacaggggagggggcggggaaatACTCCCGAGCGCGGAGTCCCTGCCCTAGAGACGTCACAAGAAGGGGGGAGATATAGCGCGGTCCCGGCCGCCCCCACATTTTTAGGAAAGGGCAATTTCAGCTCAAGGGCGGGCAATTAATTTGTTTAACACCCCcgccccaaaaagaaaaaaaaaagctttaatatTACTTGTACTAATGTCTTAATCCGATCTACAGCCGCCGGTAGTGTCTGCCGCGCCCCCCCCCGCGCGATAACTGCCCGCTGAGATCAGGGAGACCGAGGGCAGAATGAGCCAAGCCCGGTACCGGGGCTCCGATCCACTATGCTGGGCACCAATCGCCGCCTAAACTCGCCCAGCGACCTCGCTCTATGACAGCAGAGCTCCAGCAGCAGATCGCGGGCAGTGCTGAGGCTGTCAGCCAGCGTTAGCATGTGCTCCTGGGATTTGCTCCTGGGACTGACAGTTCCCCCACACAACCCCTACCCctcaaagcaaaaacaaaatactCCCAGGCACAGAACAGCTAAAATTCGTCAACAGCACCTGGAACGGAGCCAGGAACCCGATCACAGAACGGAGCAACTTCGCTCGGAGGGGTAAGGGGGGTGATAAGCGCTACACAACATGCCTGAGACGAGATGACATCAAGACGAGAGAACTCCACGCCTTCTCGCTAGCCACACGGCACCAGCATCGTCCAAAATTCACCTTGAAAGGGATCGGTACCATGAGGAAAGGTGCCGCGACGATGATAATAAACACGAATTTACTG is a genomic window of Rhinatrema bivittatum unplaced genomic scaffold, aRhiBiv1.1, whole genome shotgun sequence containing:
- the LOC115082043 gene encoding prothymosin alpha-like, with the protein product MSDTAVDTSPEKPVKDLKEKKEVVEEKETGKDKAANGNAENEENGEQEADNEVDEEDEEECGDEEDEEEEAEGEDEDDDDEAAGTRGKRAAEDEDDDKVDPKKQKTEDDD